In a genomic window of Magnolia sinica isolate HGM2019 chromosome 14, MsV1, whole genome shotgun sequence:
- the LOC131225672 gene encoding uncharacterized protein LOC131225672 isoform X1 produces MQSLLPLSIIFKLLISALHQTPAHSLPLCRTQCGTIAINYPFGLDDGCGAPEFRGMLNCTVDLLFQTPSGLYKVRSIDYDKKNVVIFDPAMSTCTMMQPRHDFMLSDIQSIVIPPSSDSVFALLNCSIDSPVLNRYRNLCSNFSGHSCDELYNACASFRVLRLPTVGYPPCCFTEYSTLKFMSMNILDCTHYTTIYGVDDLKGVGPLDWTYGIELSYESPNTGCDHCERSGGTCGFNTETMGVLCLCSSGMNATRECGTIYDPSVMNSTKEGGNVRGGGSGLIPIALFWVTILVATMFMGLML; encoded by the exons ATGCAGTCATTACTCCCACTCTCCATCATCTTCAAACTCCTAATCTCAGCCCTACATCAAACACCAGCCCACTCTCTCCCCCTCTGCCGCACCCAATGCGGCACCATCGCCATCAACTACCCATTCGGTCTCGACGACGGCTGCGGCGCACCAGAGTTCCGTGGCATGCTAAATTGCACCGTGGATCTGCTATTCCAGACCCCTTCAGGCCTCTACAAGGTCCGATCCATCGACTACGATAAGAAGAACGTCGTGATCTTCGACCCTGCCATGTCAACATGCACGATGATGCAGCCCCGCCACGACTTCATGCTGTCAGATATCCAGTCCATCGTAATCCCACCGTCGTCAGATTCCGTCTTCGCTCTTCTCAACTGCTCCATCGACTCTCCGGTCCTCAACCGCTACCGAAATCTTTGTTCCAACTTCTCCGGCCACTCCTGCGACGAGCTGTACAATGCTTGCGCCTCGTTCCGGGTTCTCCGACTGCCGACGGTCGGATACCCGCCGTGTTGTTTCACGGAATACTCGACGCTTAAGTTCATGAGCATGAATATTCTTGATTGTACGCATTATACGACTATATACGGTGTGGATGATCTGAAGGGTGTGGGGCCGTTGGATTGGACGTATGGGATCGAGCTGTCGTATGAGAGTCCGAATACTGGGTGCGATCACTGCGAGCGGTCGGGCGGGACGTGCGGGTTCAATACAGAGACGATGGGGGTGCTGTGTCTATGCTCGAGCGGCATGAATGCTACGAGAGAATGTGGTACGATCTACGATCCGAGTGTCATGAATTCTACTAAAGAAGGTG GCAACGTAAGGGGAGGAGGGAGCGGATTAATTCCAATCGCTTTGTTTTGGGTCACTATTTTGGTTGCAACCATGTTTATGGGACTGATGTTATGA
- the LOC131225672 gene encoding uncharacterized protein LOC131225672 isoform X2, translating to MQSLLPLSIIFKLLISALHQTPAHSLPLCRTQCGTIAINYPFGLDDGCGAPEFRGMLNCTVDLLFQTPSGLYKVRSIDYDKKNVVIFDPAMSTCTMMQPRHDFMLSDIQSIVIPPSSDSVFALLNCSIDSPVLNRYRNLCSNFSGHSCDELYNACASFRVLRLPTVGYPPCCFTEYSTLKFMSMNILDCTHYTTIYGVDDLKGVGPLDWTYGIELSYESPNTGCDHCERSGGTCGFNTETMGVLCLCSSGMNATRECGNVRGGGSGLIPIALFWVTILVATMFMGLML from the exons ATGCAGTCATTACTCCCACTCTCCATCATCTTCAAACTCCTAATCTCAGCCCTACATCAAACACCAGCCCACTCTCTCCCCCTCTGCCGCACCCAATGCGGCACCATCGCCATCAACTACCCATTCGGTCTCGACGACGGCTGCGGCGCACCAGAGTTCCGTGGCATGCTAAATTGCACCGTGGATCTGCTATTCCAGACCCCTTCAGGCCTCTACAAGGTCCGATCCATCGACTACGATAAGAAGAACGTCGTGATCTTCGACCCTGCCATGTCAACATGCACGATGATGCAGCCCCGCCACGACTTCATGCTGTCAGATATCCAGTCCATCGTAATCCCACCGTCGTCAGATTCCGTCTTCGCTCTTCTCAACTGCTCCATCGACTCTCCGGTCCTCAACCGCTACCGAAATCTTTGTTCCAACTTCTCCGGCCACTCCTGCGACGAGCTGTACAATGCTTGCGCCTCGTTCCGGGTTCTCCGACTGCCGACGGTCGGATACCCGCCGTGTTGTTTCACGGAATACTCGACGCTTAAGTTCATGAGCATGAATATTCTTGATTGTACGCATTATACGACTATATACGGTGTGGATGATCTGAAGGGTGTGGGGCCGTTGGATTGGACGTATGGGATCGAGCTGTCGTATGAGAGTCCGAATACTGGGTGCGATCACTGCGAGCGGTCGGGCGGGACGTGCGGGTTCAATACAGAGACGATGGGGGTGCTGTGTCTATGCTCGAGCGGCATGAATGCTACGAGAGAATGTG GCAACGTAAGGGGAGGAGGGAGCGGATTAATTCCAATCGCTTTGTTTTGGGTCACTATTTTGGTTGCAACCATGTTTATGGGACTGATGTTATGA